CCGCAGGTCGTTGCGGCGCTGGCGCTCCAAGATGTTGTGGTTCCGACGGCGCTCGCTGTCCTCCGAGTCAGAGTTGCGCGGGCTCAAGCTCTTGGCCTTTGGGGGGATGACGCTCTTGAGGGGACGCGGGGATGCTTCGCTCTTTATCTTCTTCTGGGGCGGCGCATCCTCGCTCTCCACGAAGGGAGACGGGGCGGCGTAGTTGTGTTGCTGGTGGATGGGGACGCAGCGCTTGAGGATCAGCTCACCCGACGGGGCCCTCCCAGGTCCCAGGGCCGCGCTCTTGGGACGCACGGTGATGGTGAAGGTGGTGACGGCCTTGCTGTTGGAGGAGGACCGCCGCTTCTCCACAGTCACTACGTCGATTTCCTCCTCTTCGTCTTCCTCCTCGTCATCTTCGTCATCTTTGAGAACAAGGTGAGGGTTATTCTCAGGATGAGGCACGTATGAATTAAATACACATACAGTCTCGTAGAGCAGGCCCTGGCCCGTGGTTTGCTCTTACTGTGATCCATCAGCACAGGTCTCTGCAGAGAGCTGTACATGCTTTTTCCCTCCCCATACTCCTAGTATTTCATCTTCCATTCAAGCTTCAGCAGGTGGCAGAAACAGAAAGAACCTCGGCTTTGGAGTTAGACAGAATCCCGGCTCCATCACACACACTAGCTGCACGACCCTGGGCAAGGtattttctaagcctcagtttccccagctattAAATGGGGGATGCCATAGGTTGAGTTGGACAGATAATTCGTAGACAAGAGTCTCAGTAAACGGTAACCCTTTCCCATCATCGCTAGTCTGCCCCATAGACTTATTTATATTTCCATCTCTACACTTAAGAACTGAGGCCTCCTCATTTTAGGAGCCTCAGTTAGCCACTTACACATGGTGGAGTTTGATTTGAAGtgaaacaaactgaagaacaattTAATtcactaaggaagaaaaatacctcGTCTTCCATGAACGTGACTTCTATACAGTAAGCAGTTTTTCATCTTAACAAAGATCAAACCTTCACTACAGAGCCGTAATCCACTGGAGCTCTAAACCCAGATACGGGGCACCTCTTCTCAAAGTCACCACCACCCGCAGCAGCCAGAAAAACGTGTAGCATCATGTGTGCgttttccccctctctcctcaTTTACTACCATGCTCGGATAgaaaattattgtttaaaatgCAAGCACGAAAATCAAAACACATCTTCTGCTTGATCTGAAGGGGACCGGAAAGCTGAACAATTGTGGGATTTGTGCTAAAGCCGAAATGTGAGGCTGTTCCAGTCGGTGGGTCCCTTTAAGccaatgttttggttttctgccAAGAAGACAGCTGTTGGAAGGAAGTGCTTCCTCACCAAAAGCTGTCAAGGCACAGACATTAAAGGGACAGAGACCCGTTCAAACTGAAGGCTTATCCCCAAGTTTCCTTTCAGGAGCCTCAGATGAATCTGTCCTCAGCCCTGAAGGAAATGTAGGCTTTTTATCCATCTGCATTCtgaaaacagtggttttcaaggTCCAAGTCTCCCAGCTCCAAGGACAAGGGCTATTCCAGGATTTGGGCAGAGTTCTTCACCTTCAGGCAACGTCTTGGTTTTAACCCTGCTCTTCAGTTTCACCAGGAGGCACACAATAGAACTAATCAATGAGTGCTTCAGGGTGTGTGCATTCCTGGAGGGCCTGCTAAGTGCCCGCCCTCACCTTGAAGGACACTGGGTTACAGAACACAGCTCGGATCTGAAATTAGTCCTGGAACTCTGGCTAGAAGATAAAACCGGGCGGTGCTCACTGCACACTGTAAAGAGGCGGCCCCTTGAGAATGTACACAACCGCCGTGGTACTGGCCAGCTGCtgagtgaagggagggagggagggatgtccCTACCACCCCCAGCCTCTCAGATCCTCGCCCGCCTGCCGGCCAGCATATCGCCGCCTGCTGGCGACGGACCAGGAGCAAATAGCCCACCACCCAccgagggaggggaaaaaaaaaaaaaggtaccgaGGTtcgaaaaaataaaatacaatcgGTGCTCACCATCTGTGCAATCCCTCCCTAACTTCCTGCACCCTAAATAGCACTTTGCACAGGCTTGTGCTTTTCGGGGCGTCTCCCCACCCCTGACCCGGGCCGCAGAGTCCCTTTCCACCCCAGCGGCCCCCCGAACCCCAACTCGGCTTTAGCCACtcaactttttctcattttcttcctcgGAGGGCGCTGCAGAGAGAGACGGGGTacggggtgggggccagggatgGAGTCGGGCTCCCGGCGGGGGATGAGGGAACTTTAGGGAAGGTGAAGCTGGAGATCACAGCTTTCACCCACCCTCTCCTCCGTACCCTAGAGATCGGCCCGGGAAAAACCACTTCTCAGCCACCAGCACTACCTCCAAACGACTCTCCCCCAGCACCCTAACCCACGAACGACAAACCCGgcgccacccccagccccagtaCCCCAGGAGGGCAGCCGGACCCTGGCTCGCTCTTTACCTGAGTCGCTCAGGGTGTCCTCTCCGGAGGTGCTGAGGGCCTTGTGGTCACCGCCGCTGGCCAGGCGGCCGCCGGTGCGTGGAAGAGCGGCTACCGGGGCGCCCGCTGGGGCTGCGGCGCTCGCCCCCGAGGCGACCGCGGCCCCCGCCGCTGGGGCACCGGCCGGGGCGGCGGGCGCCGCCGCGGGCTCGCGCTTGTTCACCGGGAACGGGAAGACCACGGCGGGATCCACGCACTCGGCGGCCGGGTGGGCGAGCTCGGCGGGCAGGGCGGCCCCGGCGCGGCCCGGCCCCGCAGCCACTGCGCTGTGCCCGCGGCCCGCGGGGCCGGTGGCGCCCGCGCCCGGGGCCGGGACCGCGGGCCCCGCGGCGGGCGGCCGGCCGTGCTGCAGCTTCTCGCTCACCGCGCGCTCCAGCTTCTCGCGGGCCGAGAAGCCACTCCACATGCAGTCCTGGAGGATGACCGGGTTGGGCGTGAGGCCGCCCAGGCCCCCCAGGCCGAACGCGTCCTCCTCGGCCGGGTTGCCCCACAGGTCGGCCTCGGGCAGCAGCATCTCGGTGGCCCAGTTCGGGGGCTCCGGGCTGTGCTCCGGGAAGGCACGGCTGGGCGACAGCGGGGGCGTGGGCAACAGCTCAAACTTCTTCCAGATGTCCTCCCCCGGGGGGGTCGAGTCGGGGCCGCCGAAGTAGAAGTCATCTTCGTCCGGGTAGAAGCAGGGCTGCAGAGAGTCAAACTCGAGGTCCGGGTTCTTGCAGATCATCCCCGGCATGGTGGACGCGGTGCAGCTCGGCATCGGCTCGCCTCCTGGCCGCCGAATGAGGGCTTCTTTCCGCTCCGCTCTTTTTAGTTCGGGGGGTGCTTCCTTCCCGTGGGGGGCGCGGAGGGCGGGGGCCCGCGCCAACCTCCGACACTGCAACCGACAGACACACCAGGAGAGGGTTGGCAAGCGGAGCCGGATGGGGGGCGCGAGGGGTGGGGACGGGCAGCGGTCACCCCCTCTCACCCGCTTCCTCAATCTCCCCTCCAAGCCCCCCACTCCGCCCAGGGCTCCCGAAGGTGGAGGAAGTTATGTCtctcgctctctccctccctccttttgtgTACATGCTGTCTACgacagggggtgggagggggcatgCAGATGCGGGGGGTGGCGGCGTAGCTCTGCAACTTTGCAAACTGCCGTTTCATTCACACAAGGCACTGcccgggggagggggctgcccaAGGCTGCAGAATTCTAGCTCCCACCAGCTCACCGACACCCGCGGTTGCACCCAAGTAGGGCTCGCTGCTCCCAGGAAGCCCAGGACTCCAACCCAGCTACCGGGTCTAGGATTCTGGAGAACCCTCAAACCACCCCCCTCCTTTGTAAAATTGCAACCTCGGGAGCGCAAGCGatgaggggggggggggcggttagGAAACTTTGCAAATGGAAAAACCCTTTCTCTAGACCGAGACCAACAACAGGCACCCAAATCCagaaccccctcccccaaattttgATCCGACGTCCCCAGCCTTCACCCGCTGCAGGGAAAGTACTGTCAATAGCTGATTTTGAACCTCtctacccccacccccgctcttCCAAGCCCCCAACGACATCCTCTTCCTGGTAGAGCCTGGACCCCAGTCCCCGGGAATGGTTCAGGGACACCAGCGCGGGGAGGGTCGCAGGGAGAGCCACGTCTCCTCTGAGCCGGGGCGGCAGTGACCCAGATTACCACCGCGACGGCCTCGCCCTGCTTAacccccttcttcttcctctgggggcACCCTTTGGAGGAGAACCCAGCTTCGGGGTGGGGACGCACCGGCTCCCCGTCAGCTCAAATGCAGACAAATGTTCTAGAGAAGGGTGAATTTCTTTTCGATGAAGCCATTACAACCCCTGGCAAGGGCACTAGATGGATTAGGGCGGGTCTCTCCCAGTCCGGGAGCCTTGGGGACTGGAACTGGCTTTTCAGGGAAAACCCCGAGACGGTTTTGTTTCGGAAGCAGAAACAGTCCCCCCGGGCACAGTCGGGCGCCCTGTGCGCCAGCCGCGATCCCGTCCAGGGCTTGCCTTCCCGCCGCGTTCGCCGCTCCCGGGGCGCCGGGCGCTTTGCGCCCCCCGCTCCTTACCTCCCGCCGACGGCCGGGGATCCGGAGGCGATTCTGTGCCGGGGTCCCCGGGTGgccaggggcggggggtggtccTCGGGTGGCTGCAGTCTGTGCGCGCTTGCGCCTGGCTAGCGCTAGCTCGGCTCCAACCCAGTTCCCAGGAGCCCCCCGCATCCACCCAGCGCGTCCAGACAGATGACTGTCACTGGCTGCGCTTTGAAGCTCGGGGGATA
The sequence above is drawn from the Tursiops truncatus isolate mTurTru1 chromosome 14, mTurTru1.mat.Y, whole genome shotgun sequence genome and encodes:
- the MYCN gene encoding N-myc proto-oncogene protein, with translation MRGAPGNWVGAELALARRKRAQTAATRGPPPAPGHPGTPAQNRLRIPGRRRECRRLARAPALRAPHGKEAPPELKRAERKEALIRRPGGEPMPSCTASTMPGMICKNPDLEFDSLQPCFYPDEDDFYFGGPDSTPPGEDIWKKFELLPTPPLSPSRAFPEHSPEPPNWATEMLLPEADLWGNPAEEDAFGLGGLGGLTPNPVILQDCMWSGFSAREKLERAVSEKLQHGRPPAAGPAVPAPGAGATGPAGRGHSAVAAGPGRAGAALPAELAHPAAECVDPAVVFPFPVNKREPAAAPAAPAGAPAAGAAVASGASAAAPAGAPVAALPRTGGRLASGGDHKALSTSGEDTLSDSDDEDDEEEDEEEEIDVVTVEKRRSSSNSKAVTTFTITVRPKSAALGPGRAPSGELILKRCVPIHQQHNYAAPSPFVESEDAPPQKKIKSEASPRPLKSVIPPKAKSLSPRNSDSEDSERRRNHNILERQRRNDLRSSFLTLRDHVPELVKNEKAAKVVILKKATEYVHSLQAEEHELLLEKEKLQARQQQLLKKIEHARTC